CTCCATCATGCGAAATACAGGATCGGTTTCAACACAGTTTTTCCGCCCACCATTTTGCCAACACTGGCGCTGGTGCCCAAATACCCAGGCTGGTACCATATGTTCCCATTCAATACGTGCAGCCCTTGTTTGCTGTGATCTGACGTGATAACCGCAAGAAGCCAGATCAACACGCCCACCACTTTTGCCTACCCATTGCCAATCACACCCACAATATAGTGTGCCTATACCTGATTTTGTTTGTCCGTTATAAATATTTTTTCTTGATTCAACTTTAGCTTGTTCGAAGCTGGTTGGTGCACTCCATGCATGAAAAGAGAGAGTTAACCCAAAAACCAAAAGATAACGTGCCAAGTGGCTAATTTTACTATTCAAAATAATACCTATTTATTTATTGTGCATAACATCCATTTATTATCCTGCCTGACAACACCATACAATGACAAATATTATTTTTCGATTTCTTTTTAACGATTAGGAAAACGTCAATATATTATTTGAATAAATTGATAGTAATATGATTTAATACACCGATTAACCTATTTTATCGGCATATTAAGCGATAAAACATAAACATCATTAAACTATTAGACCCTTTTTATTCAGGTAATATCAAGGTATTTCTAAAATATTTAATTGAATATAGTAGGATAAATGGCCATTAACATTAGCACTAAAACTGAACAACTTGAGCAAGAGTTGCTGGAAGTTGTAAAGAAATATTCAGGCAATGAAGAAGTAACCATCATTACCACTAACAGTTCAGAAAACAATTTACAAATTCAAATTATAATTGCTGGTAAGAATCAGTTAGATATTACGCTGAATTCGTTTTCTGATTAATTAACCAAAATTTTCTATAAGTTTGCTATAACTCAAATAACCCATTATCCATTATTAGATAATGGGTTCATTATTAAAAAATAACCGTGATATGTTCATGCACAGGTTTATCGAAAATAATTAACTTTATCCAGTTGCTGCTGACTATCTCACAACCAAAACAGAGATATTAGCATATCCTACAATACCCGACGCATTTGAACCCAGTAAATGAGTTGAAATATCAGGCCGGCGAGATCCGACAATAATCAAATCTGCATTAATCTCACGCGCTGTAGACAACACTTTATCCCGTGGAGAGCCAAAGGCAACAGAGAATGATACCCTATCTTTAGGTACATCGATTCGTTCTATGACTTTTTTCAGTTCCTCTTCAGAATTCGCTATTGCTTTTTTGGCAAAAGCACTCAATAAATCATAGTGGTAACTATAATTCACGGAAAATCGGGAAATATCTGGCACAGAGTGAAAAAGGTGAACCTTTGCATTAGATATTTTTGCCAAATATTCAGCATGTTTGATTGCATTATCAGTCAATATATCTTCTGCAATATCAATTGGAACTAAAATCGTGTTATACATACATACTCCCCTGTAATCGGATATAACCGCTAGTTATTGAGCATTAGTTAAAAGCAACAAAATCAACAGATTATCATTATCACTACCAATAGTTACCGTACTACTAATACCGATGTTTTTGCATATCTGACAACCCCAGCAGAACTGGAACCCAACAGATGAGTCGTGATATTAGGTCGTCTTGAGCCAATAACGATCAGATCAGCGCCAATTTCATCCGCTGTAGCAGTGATTTCGTCTCTTGGTGAACCAAATGCAATTGAATAGGAGATCTGATGATTTGGTAATTCAATGGAATCAACCAACTTTTTCAAGTCTTGTTCTGCCTTGATAGTCGCCTTATCCTTAATTTCCATATAGCCTAGTGCATAAGCATTAATAATCGCCGATGAGATGGGTAATACATGTAAAAAATGTAATTTGGCTCCTGTTTCTCTGGCGATTTTAAGAGCGCAGCCAACAGCCTTATTGGTTAGATCTTCTTCTGAAATATCTACTGGTACTAAAATAGTTTTGTACATATGCACGCTCCTACTTACCGAAATACCAAGTTATCCTGATTTCTTCTAGTATATTGAAATATGGAAAACTTACTGTGAGTTATCTAACACCTAAACATGTTAGCTCCTATTCAGATTTATTGATAGAGATTAGCCAGATAAACTCATAATTGTCTATTACATCGAATGATAATTTATTCCATAAACCTTATTGATTAAGATAATAAGCATAAAATGTTACTACTTCTGCTCAAAAATCGTCTTATTAATCCAGAACTAATCACTCCACCTTAGAACAGGTGGAGTGAAATTAAATTGAATACTATTACAAAATAGTGGAGTCTAAAAAAGCGATTATCGATAAGCTGTCATGACATCTTTTTAATTTTTTTAAGAATGGGTACTTATCGTGAGTAGTGGCTGTAAGACGAGCAGAATAACGCGGGAGAGACAGATTAAGAACACAATAAGATAAAGATGTGATTATTTCATTTTGTGGTTGGGTGTGCTGTATATAAGGGCCGGTATTAGGTCCTGTTTGAACATCTCGGTACAATGTATTAGGTATATAAGCCCCCCTTTCAACATAATCTTCTTCCCCTTCATCATACACATACTCCTGCACTCCATAAACTTGTTCGAGACCAATACCACCAAGTGCCACATATTCTGCCTGATACCCAAAAGTATCAATCAGACGTTGATAACGGCTATCACCTGTCTGCCGATAACGGTGCTGAAATGATAAAAGCACACTATAAAAATTAGAGGTTGGCCGTATGTCATAAATGTAAAATGGCAGATGCTCATTATCAAAATCGGCGCCCCACTCAAAAGCAAACTCTCGATCGGTAGACGTTGCCACAAATGCTGACCGGCCAATCCTATGCCCTTCCAGATTGACCGACTGAACATGCTGCACAACGTCATCATTCGTTCCGAGGGGAAGAAATCCTCCATCTCTGATGATGCATTCCAGAGGGCGAGAATCCATTCGGTAAACTCTATCAATTGCTGGCTGAGCATAAGATTGTGCTATGTATAAAAATAAAGCGCATAATAAATAAAAGAGTTTTAAAATTCTCATTAAATGTTCCTCACTTGAAATTTTATCAATTTTCAGATAAACCAGAAAAATGATTTACGATTATGGGAACCAGGTTTGTACTGAATTGAATTTCGGGCCTCTATGTTGGTCAGCACCCCATCTGTCACATTCATGTCCCTTTTCATCATCTAAAAATTGCACCATTTGACCATGCCCCAAACCACATAACCAGACCCACATTCCTTCATGTCGCCGGTTCTGAAAATCAGTGGTTTATGAACAATATTGTCAGGTTTTAAAGAATGTGTTGCCTTTGTTATTTTCGTATCGTTTACGCAAGCCGAACAACCCTAAGCCACCATTATCGGTATGAGTAATATATATTTTTTCATAATCTTATTTCTCCACAAAGAAAGATAACAATCTGCAAGGTAAAGCCTTACCATCTGAGTCCAGTATGAAATCATTTCCTTTGTTATTTAAATACTACACGCAGAAGCGTGAATATTAGGGCAAGATCACAAAT
The sequence above is drawn from the Xenorhabdus ishibashii genome and encodes:
- a CDS encoding universal stress protein, translating into MYNTILVPIDIAEDILTDNAIKHAEYLAKISNAKVHLFHSVPDISRFSVNYSYHYDLLSAFAKKAIANSEEELKKVIERIDVPKDRVSFSVAFGSPRDKVLSTAREINADLIIVGSRRPDISTHLLGSNASGIVGYANISVLVVR
- a CDS encoding universal stress protein produces the protein MYKTILVPVDISEEDLTNKAVGCALKIARETGAKLHFLHVLPISSAIINAYALGYMEIKDKATIKAEQDLKKLVDSIELPNHQISYSIAFGSPRDEITATADEIGADLIVIGSRRPNITTHLLGSSSAGVVRYAKTSVLVVR
- a CDS encoding enterotoxin A family protein, which codes for MRILKLFYLLCALFLYIAQSYAQPAIDRVYRMDSRPLECIIRDGGFLPLGTNDDVVQHVQSVNLEGHRIGRSAFVATSTDREFAFEWGADFDNEHLPFYIYDIRPTSNFYSVLLSFQHRYRQTGDSRYQRLIDTFGYQAEYVALGGIGLEQVYGVQEYVYDEGEEDYVERGAYIPNTLYRDVQTGPNTGPYIQHTQPQNEIITSLSYCVLNLSLPRYSARLTATTHDKYPFLKKLKRCHDSLSIIAFLDSTIL